From a single Calothrix sp. NIES-2098 genomic region:
- a CDS encoding type 11 methyltransferase: MISSSHKYEYSYRNSQPNHHHAYLIEPLMEMISTSAGMIKNQQKLRILDIGCGNGSLSNFIAQNGYEVVGIEESESGFEFASRSFPNCRFILGSIYDLPYAELGEKFDIVIAAEVIEHLFSPRELLRNAQKCLKPKGHLILTTPYHGYFKNLVLAVSGKTDKHFNPLWDCGHIKFFSQATMTALLEAENYTNIKFDFAGRFPWIWKSMLCSSMPNTSK, encoded by the coding sequence ATGATTTCTTCATCTCACAAATATGAGTACTCCTACCGAAATAGTCAGCCTAATCATCATCATGCCTATCTGATCGAACCTCTAATGGAAATGATTTCCACCTCAGCAGGAATGATTAAAAATCAACAAAAGCTGCGGATATTAGATATTGGTTGTGGTAATGGTAGTTTAAGTAACTTCATTGCACAAAATGGTTATGAAGTAGTTGGTATCGAAGAATCTGAGTCTGGGTTTGAGTTTGCGAGTCGGAGTTTTCCTAATTGCCGTTTTATTTTAGGTAGCATCTATGATCTTCCATATGCAGAATTAGGAGAGAAGTTTGATATTGTTATTGCTGCTGAGGTAATTGAGCATTTGTTTTCTCCACGAGAATTATTAAGAAATGCTCAAAAATGTCTCAAACCAAAAGGTCATTTAATTTTAACTACTCCATATCATGGCTATTTTAAAAATCTAGTGTTGGCTGTTTCAGGTAAGACAGATAAACACTTCAATCCTCTCTGGGATTGCGGTCATATCAAGTTTTTTTCTCAAGCAACAATGACTGCTTTATTGGAAGCAGAAAACTATACTAATATCAAATTTGATTTTGCAGGTAGATTTCCCTGGATATGGAAATCAATGTTGTGTTCCAGTATGCCAAATACTTCAAAATAA
- a CDS encoding group 1 glycosyl transferase, translated as MNILIVVPAIGNVYGGPSKSVIELAEAIGSLGVKVDIVTTNANGFQSLDVPLHTWIEEKYYRIQYFHYSNLLDYKFSWSLTQWLFKYVADYDLVHTNAVFSYPVLPTYWACQLHRIPYIVTPRGMLEPWALAYKSWKKNLYFAFVEKPALRNASAIQMLASTEAERIKALHLRVPLVIVPNGIHGKDFKSLFPPDLFYQEFPDIKNKKIIIFLGRIDPKKGLDLLAKTFAKVYKQFPETHLIVAGQDNISFLPTAKSYFIEAGCINAVTFTGMLTGSLKYAALAAASIYVAPSYSEGFSMSVLEGMAMGLPCVITNGCNFPEAAAAKAAHVVDINCDAIANSLIHCLTYPEQAKIMGDRARQLIFEQYIWERIAAKMITVYTAIIEGQTIPAI; from the coding sequence ATGAATATTTTAATTGTTGTTCCTGCTATTGGCAACGTATACGGAGGCCCATCAAAAAGTGTTATTGAGTTAGCTGAAGCAATTGGTAGTTTGGGAGTTAAGGTTGATATAGTAACTACTAATGCTAATGGCTTTCAAAGTCTAGATGTTCCTTTACACACATGGATTGAAGAAAAGTATTACCGTATTCAATATTTTCATTATTCTAATTTATTAGATTACAAATTTAGCTGGTCATTGACTCAATGGTTGTTTAAATATGTAGCTGATTATGACCTAGTTCATACTAATGCTGTATTTTCCTATCCTGTTCTACCTACATACTGGGCTTGTCAACTTCACAGAATTCCTTATATTGTTACCCCTAGAGGTATGTTGGAACCTTGGGCATTGGCTTATAAATCCTGGAAGAAGAATTTGTACTTTGCTTTTGTTGAAAAGCCTGCTTTAAGAAATGCTAGTGCTATTCAAATGCTAGCTTCAACTGAAGCTGAACGTATTAAAGCGCTTCATCTTCGCGTACCATTAGTTATAGTTCCCAATGGCATACATGGTAAGGATTTTAAATCTTTATTTCCTCCAGATCTCTTTTATCAAGAATTTCCTGATATTAAAAATAAAAAAATAATTATATTTTTAGGACGAATTGACCCGAAAAAAGGATTGGATTTATTAGCTAAAACTTTTGCTAAAGTATACAAACAATTTCCTGAAACTCATTTAATTGTTGCGGGACAAGATAATATCAGTTTCTTACCTACAGCTAAAAGCTATTTTATTGAAGCAGGCTGCATCAATGCTGTTACTTTCACTGGAATGCTGACAGGTTCACTGAAATATGCAGCACTTGCAGCTGCTAGCATCTATGTTGCTCCTTCTTATTCTGAAGGTTTCAGTATGTCTGTCCTAGAAGGTATGGCAATGGGATTGCCCTGTGTAATTACAAATGGCTGTAATTTTCCAGAAGCTGCTGCTGCTAAAGCTGCTCATGTAGTTGATATTAACTGTGATGCGATCGCAAATTCTTTAATTCATTGCTTAACTTATCCAGAACAAGCGAAAATTATGGGCGATCGCGCTCGTCAACTAATTTTTGAACAATACATATGGGAGCGTATTGCTGCAAAAATGATTACAGTTTATACAGCCATCATCGAAGGGCAAACTATACCTGCTATTTAG
- a CDS encoding GAF sensor signal transduction histidine kinase yields the protein MELNSTSPENQLLLSSDQLQEQLEQQKALTSVILRIRESLDLETIFQTTVTAVLQLLNADRVAIFQFDRQNNWEGEFVCEDVANGWDSVIALKIKDRYFEEQFAAEYQQGRVQAVTNIYEAELSDFYVEILSKMQVRANLIVPLLREKELWGLLCIHQCSEARNWKESEIEFIRQISDHLTVAIQQAKLFHEAQLQAAQLAQTAQRDRVIAQIVDKIRSPLDIESIFATTTDEIRKLLQADRVAIFRFNGDWTGNFVAESLAEGWTPLVNVQSAIADTYLQQNQGGRYAENQTFTANDIYQAGLTDCHVNLLEQFQAKAFATAPILQGNKLWGIIAAYQNSSPRQWQSYEIESLTKIGTQIGVALRHHQLLAQAKYQAEQQKTLTGVITRIRESLDLDKIFQTTVTEVRQMLQADRVAVFQFDLQKDWEGEFISEDVASGWDSVIAAKISDRDFKEQLTADSQKGRLQAVADISDAAIWEKFQVRANLVVPLLKRGNLWGFLCVHQCDSPRNWQATEIEFVSQIAENLGVVLQHNELLVEARYQTEQQKTLTSVIARIRESLDLDTIFQTSVTEVRHLLKANRVGVFRFDPQTDWEGEFVYEDVDSDWNSAMAEKVYDHCFSESFAYLYAQGRVNAIADIYQGKFQACYIHILERFQVRANMVAPLLKKGELWGLLCIHQCDAPRHWQPSEIEFVSQIAEQLGVALKQDSYLKQFQMQAVQLAEATEREKAMERQKLLAATIDKIRQSLDIKTIFKTTTQAVRELLEVERVAIYRFNPDWSGKFVADSFKDGWKPLAQAQPMLLETFEGTDDDNELPRNETFVPIRQGEQLWGLLVAYQNSQPRYWKDEEINLLAQVGVQLGIAIQQGELLERTKRQTLELTQALQELKQTQSRLIQGEKMAGLGQLIAGVAHEINNPVSFIFGNLIHLNEYTQELLKVVKLYRENDALFPDIQKQINKAELDFIIKDLPKTIESMNVGTERIHQIVLSLRNFSRTDEAELKAVDIHEGLDSTLLILGHRFKNNRERPAIEIVKEYGDLPLVECYPAQLNQVLMNILSNSVDALDDKYRILQEKYLQSSKTSPTIPLTIWINTQMVNNQILIKISDNGLGIPEEVRSHIFEPFFTTKELGKGTGLGLSISYQIIVEKHHGQIRCSSKQGEGTEFAIEIPMKPLYKN from the coding sequence ATGGAACTCAATTCAACTTCTCCAGAAAATCAGCTTCTATTGTCAAGCGATCAACTGCAAGAACAACTAGAGCAACAAAAAGCTCTGACAAGCGTAATTTTGCGAATTCGGGAGTCTCTTGACTTAGAAACGATTTTTCAAACTACCGTTACAGCTGTGTTGCAACTGCTAAATGCTGACCGAGTAGCAATCTTCCAGTTCGATCGTCAAAATAACTGGGAAGGAGAATTTGTTTGTGAGGATGTTGCAAATGGTTGGGACTCGGTAATAGCACTTAAAATTAAAGATCGCTACTTTGAAGAACAATTTGCTGCTGAGTATCAACAAGGTCGAGTGCAAGCTGTGACTAATATTTATGAGGCAGAACTGAGCGATTTTTATGTAGAAATTTTGAGTAAGATGCAGGTACGCGCTAATCTGATTGTTCCTTTATTAAGGGAGAAGGAACTGTGGGGATTGCTTTGCATTCATCAGTGTAGTGAAGCTCGTAACTGGAAAGAATCAGAAATTGAATTTATTCGCCAAATTTCTGACCATTTAACAGTAGCTATTCAACAAGCAAAACTTTTCCATGAAGCTCAATTACAAGCTGCTCAATTAGCACAAACTGCCCAGCGCGATCGCGTAATTGCTCAGATTGTTGATAAAATTCGCTCACCCCTGGATATTGAAAGCATCTTTGCCACGACGACTGATGAAATACGTAAGCTACTGCAAGCGGACAGAGTGGCAATCTTTCGCTTCAATGGCGATTGGACTGGTAACTTTGTCGCTGAATCACTAGCTGAAGGTTGGACTCCTTTAGTTAACGTTCAATCTGCGATTGCTGATACTTATTTACAGCAAAATCAAGGGGGACGTTACGCCGAGAACCAGACATTTACAGCCAATGACATTTATCAAGCTGGATTAACAGACTGTCACGTGAACCTGTTGGAGCAATTTCAGGCAAAAGCTTTTGCAACGGCTCCTATTCTTCAGGGAAACAAATTGTGGGGAATTATTGCAGCCTATCAAAATTCCTCGCCTAGACAGTGGCAATCTTACGAAATTGAATCGCTAACAAAAATCGGCACGCAAATTGGCGTCGCATTACGACACCATCAGTTGTTAGCACAAGCTAAGTACCAAGCAGAGCAACAAAAAACATTAACTGGTGTAATTACTCGCATTCGTGAGTCTCTCGATTTAGATAAAATTTTTCAAACTACAGTCACAGAAGTTCGGCAAATGCTACAAGCTGACCGAGTAGCAGTCTTTCAGTTCGACCTTCAAAAAGATTGGGAAGGAGAATTTATTTCTGAAGATGTTGCGTCTGGCTGGGACTCAGTAATAGCAGCAAAAATCTCCGATCGGGATTTCAAAGAACAGTTGACAGCCGATAGCCAAAAAGGAAGGTTGCAAGCAGTTGCAGATATCTCTGATGCTGCGATTTGGGAAAAATTTCAAGTGCGGGCAAATCTGGTGGTGCCTCTACTGAAACGCGGGAATTTATGGGGCTTTTTGTGCGTTCATCAATGCGATAGTCCGCGAAATTGGCAAGCTACTGAGATTGAATTTGTCAGCCAAATAGCAGAGAATTTAGGAGTGGTTCTCCAACATAACGAACTTTTAGTTGAAGCACGATACCAGACAGAGCAACAAAAGACATTAACTAGTGTCATTGCTAGAATTCGTGAGTCTTTAGATTTAGACACAATTTTTCAAACATCTGTCACTGAAGTTAGACACCTACTCAAAGCCAATCGAGTGGGGGTTTTCCGTTTCGATCCGCAAACAGACTGGGAAGGAGAATTTGTCTATGAAGATGTAGATTCTGACTGGAATTCTGCAATGGCAGAAAAAGTTTATGACCACTGCTTTAGTGAAAGCTTTGCATACCTTTACGCTCAAGGTCGAGTAAATGCGATCGCGGATATTTATCAAGGAAAGTTTCAAGCCTGCTATATCCATATCCTAGAAAGATTTCAAGTGCGTGCCAATATGGTCGCACCTCTATTAAAAAAAGGCGAACTTTGGGGATTACTTTGTATTCATCAATGCGATGCACCCCGTCACTGGCAACCATCAGAAATTGAATTTGTGAGCCAAATAGCCGAGCAATTAGGAGTTGCATTAAAACAAGATTCTTATTTAAAGCAATTTCAAATGCAGGCTGTTCAGTTAGCAGAAGCTACCGAGCGCGAAAAAGCAATGGAACGGCAAAAGCTGCTAGCGGCAACCATTGATAAAATTCGCCAATCACTCGACATTAAAACTATTTTTAAAACTACTACTCAAGCTGTTAGAGAGTTATTGGAAGTTGAGCGAGTTGCTATCTACCGCTTCAACCCAGATTGGAGTGGTAAATTTGTAGCAGATTCCTTTAAAGATGGTTGGAAACCTTTAGCACAAGCCCAACCAATGCTACTAGAAACTTTTGAAGGTACAGACGACGATAACGAGCTACCGCGCAACGAAACTTTTGTTCCCATCCGCCAAGGCGAACAATTATGGGGGTTATTAGTTGCTTATCAAAATTCCCAACCGCGCTATTGGAAAGATGAGGAAATCAATTTACTGGCTCAAGTTGGCGTGCAATTAGGAATTGCTATTCAGCAAGGGGAATTACTCGAACGCACAAAACGTCAAACTTTAGAACTTACACAAGCTCTACAAGAATTAAAACAAACTCAGTCGCGGTTAATTCAAGGCGAAAAAATGGCTGGTTTAGGACAACTAATCGCCGGAGTCGCTCATGAAATTAATAATCCTGTTAGTTTTATCTTTGGTAATCTCATTCATTTAAATGAATATACGCAAGAATTACTAAAGGTAGTGAAACTTTATCGCGAAAATGACGCTTTATTTCCAGATATTCAAAAACAAATTAATAAAGCTGAGTTAGATTTTATTATCAAAGATTTACCCAAAACTATTGAATCGATGAATGTAGGAACAGAGAGAATTCATCAGATTGTACTATCGCTGCGCAATTTCTCTCGTACAGATGAGGCTGAACTAAAGGCAGTAGACATTCATGAAGGATTGGATAGCACTTTACTGATTTTAGGTCATCGATTCAAAAATAATCGAGAGCGCCCAGCTATTGAAATTGTCAAAGAATATGGCGATCTACCTTTAGTAGAATGCTATCCCGCGCAACTCAATCAGGTGCTCATGAATATCTTAAGTAACAGCGTTGATGCATTAGATGACAAATATAGAATTCTCCAAGAAAAATATTTGCAATCATCGAAAACCAGCCCCACAATTCCCTTGACTATCTGGATTAATACCCAGATGGTTAATAACCAAATTTTAATTAAAATATCCGATAATGGTTTGGGCATTCCCGAAGAAGTGCGATCGCATATTTTTGAACCCTTCTTTACTACAAAAGAATTGGGTAAAGGTACAGGGTTAGGGTTATCTATTAGCTATCAAATCATAGTGGAAAAACATCACGGACAAATTCGCTGTTCCTCAAAACAAGGAGAGGGAACAGAGTTTGCGATCGAGATTCCGATGAAACCCTTGTATAAAAACTGA
- a CDS encoding single-stranded-DNA-specific exonuclease RecJ, whose translation MLDVVRSETTKPRRRLPNQRWQIYPQKAEFAQKLAVASNISPIISQLLINRGIETLEAAQAFLEPESLILPAPLEEFPDLAISVELLQNAIASEEKIAICGDYDADGMTSTALLLRSLRTLGAKVDYAIPSRMHDGYGINKRIVEEFHSEGVGLILTVDNGISAVEPIARARELGLKVIVTDHHDIPQILPAANAILNPKLIAESSPYRGVAGVGVAYILAVSLAQQLGETRGLIQPMLALFTLGTIADLAPLTGVNRRWVKRGLQHLPKSKLPGIQALIQIAGVQASESIQNSKFKIQNSELEIQNLGLDTNPKFKIQNPKSLKPEDIGFRLGPRINAIGRIGDPQIVIDLLTTDDMGIALERSMQCESVNQQRQEMCEQIEQEAIAFVETEFVTSLQQDRVLVVVQPNWHHGVIGIVASRLVERYGVPVFIGTYEDETHIRGSARGIPEFNVFEALQACHDLLGKYGGHKAAGGFSFPAQNLPKVRSRLIEFANQCLEPQHLKPLLKIDTQVNFSEIDRQLYQQLNALHPCGIDNPDPVFWTPNVQVVEQQIVGKGHIKLTLAQTIDRQQYKIKAIAWRWRDYFPLPSRVDVAYKLRENTFNGNTSIEMELIGVRLPTQSHLFLTSPQRPLRTTFEYKQRQYSCGIFQQGSLPELRIKNPEGKVLVMQPGHTIGLLGNSRENAQEVDICQPQYDGIIQAALQALSVLSHES comes from the coding sequence GTGCTAGATGTAGTTCGCTCAGAAACCACAAAACCTCGTAGGCGCTTACCAAATCAACGTTGGCAAATTTATCCGCAAAAAGCAGAATTTGCCCAAAAATTGGCTGTAGCGAGTAATATCTCCCCCATTATCAGCCAACTGCTCATTAACCGGGGTATTGAAACCCTAGAAGCAGCACAAGCATTTTTAGAACCAGAATCTTTAATCTTACCTGCGCCATTGGAAGAATTCCCAGATTTGGCAATTAGTGTAGAGTTACTGCAAAATGCGATCGCTTCTGAAGAAAAAATTGCTATTTGCGGTGACTACGATGCTGATGGGATGACTAGCACCGCTTTACTGTTGCGCAGTCTCCGCACTTTAGGGGCTAAAGTTGATTACGCTATCCCCAGCCGGATGCACGATGGTTATGGCATTAATAAACGGATTGTCGAAGAATTCCACAGCGAAGGCGTGGGGTTAATTCTCACTGTCGATAATGGTATCTCGGCAGTTGAACCAATAGCCAGAGCCAGAGAACTAGGTTTAAAGGTCATTGTTACCGACCACCACGACATTCCGCAAATATTGCCAGCAGCGAATGCTATTCTCAACCCCAAACTAATCGCCGAATCTTCTCCTTACCGGGGTGTCGCAGGTGTGGGTGTCGCTTATATTTTGGCGGTGTCTCTAGCACAACAGCTAGGAGAAACTAGAGGCTTAATTCAGCCGATGCTAGCATTATTTACTCTGGGAACGATCGCAGATTTAGCTCCCTTAACTGGCGTCAACCGCCGTTGGGTAAAACGTGGTTTACAACATCTACCCAAGTCCAAATTACCTGGGATACAGGCGTTAATTCAGATAGCTGGAGTACAGGCGAGTGAATCAATTCAAAATTCAAAATTCAAAATTCAAAATTCAGAATTAGAAATTCAAAATTTAGGACTTGACACTAATCCAAAATTCAAAATCCAAAATCCAAAATCTCTAAAGCCGGAGGATATTGGTTTTCGCCTAGGGCCAAGAATTAATGCAATTGGTCGGATTGGCGATCCGCAGATCGTAATCGATCTGTTAACTACAGATGATATGGGAATAGCGCTGGAAAGATCAATGCAATGCGAAAGCGTGAACCAGCAACGCCAGGAAATGTGCGAGCAAATTGAACAAGAAGCGATCGCTTTTGTGGAGACTGAATTTGTTACCTCACTCCAGCAAGACCGAGTATTAGTTGTAGTCCAACCAAACTGGCATCATGGTGTAATTGGAATTGTTGCTTCTCGCTTGGTAGAACGCTACGGTGTCCCAGTGTTTATTGGCACCTATGAAGATGAGACACACATTCGCGGTTCAGCAAGAGGAATTCCTGAATTTAATGTGTTTGAGGCTTTGCAAGCTTGTCACGATTTATTAGGTAAATATGGCGGACACAAAGCCGCAGGGGGATTTTCTTTCCCAGCGCAGAATTTACCAAAAGTGCGATCGCGCCTGATTGAATTTGCTAATCAATGTCTAGAACCCCAACACCTTAAGCCACTACTCAAAATTGATACCCAAGTAAATTTTAGTGAAATCGATCGCCAGCTTTATCAACAGCTAAATGCTTTACATCCTTGCGGTATCGACAACCCCGATCCAGTATTTTGGACGCCTAATGTCCAAGTAGTTGAGCAACAAATAGTTGGCAAAGGACATATCAAACTTACCCTTGCGCAAACTATCGATCGTCAACAGTACAAAATTAAAGCGATCGCTTGGCGTTGGCGCGACTATTTCCCTCTACCGTCGCGAGTCGATGTTGCTTATAAACTGCGAGAAAATACTTTCAACGGCAATACCAGCATTGAGATGGAATTAATAGGCGTGAGACTTCCAACACAGTCTCACCTATTTTTAACTTCTCCACAGCGTCCCTTAAGAACTACCTTTGAGTACAAGCAGCGCCAGTATTCTTGTGGTATCTTTCAACAGGGTTCGCTACCAGAATTAAGAATTAAAAATCCTGAAGGCAAAGTCTTAGTTATGCAACCAGGACATACGATTGGTTTACTGGGCAATAGTCGGGAAAATGCTCAAGAGGTTGATATTTGTCAACCACAATACGACGGCATTATTCAAGCTGCCCTTCAGGCTTTATCAGTGCTGAGTCATGAGTCCTGA
- a CDS encoding group 1 glycosyl transferase, translating to MVKIAVIFTNYGPYHISRVSALHKKCSEIGWEVIGIELARHETTYTWKVNVQELPFKLISIIEESPLEQVKFHHFIAKLYSILAEVKVDVFAIAGYFNFGMLATLLWSMWHRKPAILLSETTENDSHRSWWREIVKSWIVRKYKSALVGGQPQKRYLLKLGLLNESIFLGYDVVGNETFHTEKIKSLQNPLKHPYFLAINRFIPKKNLEFLISSYAKYRQIKGDGAWNLVLCGNGRLRSKIEHQVAELDLENTVYLPGFLQQNELLPYFAHANCFVHSSTHEQWGLVVNEAMAAGLPVLVSNRCGCFEDLIIDGVNGFGFDPENSQQLTDLMIKISSKEIDIKTMGQAALEHIQKFSPDYFAQGLIQAVEYAVASK from the coding sequence GTGGTTAAGATTGCTGTTATTTTTACTAACTACGGGCCTTACCATATCTCCCGTGTCAGTGCTTTGCATAAGAAGTGTAGTGAAATAGGTTGGGAGGTCATTGGAATTGAGTTAGCAAGGCATGAGACTACTTATACATGGAAAGTTAATGTTCAAGAACTACCTTTTAAATTAATTTCTATTATTGAAGAGTCTCCATTAGAGCAAGTTAAATTTCATCATTTTATTGCCAAGCTCTATTCTATATTAGCTGAAGTTAAAGTTGACGTTTTTGCGATCGCAGGTTATTTTAATTTCGGAATGCTGGCAACATTATTGTGGAGTATGTGGCATCGTAAACCAGCCATACTTTTATCAGAAACCACTGAAAATGATAGCCATCGATCTTGGTGGCGAGAAATAGTGAAAAGCTGGATTGTAAGAAAATATAAATCTGCTTTAGTAGGAGGACAACCTCAAAAACGTTATTTATTAAAGTTAGGTTTACTTAATGAATCAATATTTTTAGGCTATGATGTAGTAGGGAATGAAACTTTTCATACAGAGAAAATTAAAAGTTTGCAAAACCCTCTAAAACACCCTTATTTCTTAGCAATTAATAGATTTATACCTAAAAAAAATCTAGAGTTTCTGATATCATCTTATGCAAAATATCGTCAAATTAAGGGTGATGGTGCTTGGAACTTAGTTTTATGCGGTAATGGTAGATTGCGTTCAAAAATTGAACACCAAGTTGCAGAACTAGACTTAGAAAATACAGTTTACCTTCCTGGTTTTCTTCAACAAAATGAACTATTACCTTACTTTGCTCATGCCAATTGTTTTGTTCATAGTAGCACCCATGAGCAGTGGGGATTAGTTGTTAATGAAGCTATGGCAGCAGGCTTACCAGTACTTGTATCTAATCGCTGTGGCTGTTTTGAAGATTTAATAATTGATGGGGTAAATGGTTTTGGTTTTGACCCTGAAAACTCTCAACAACTCACTGATTTAATGATAAAAATTAGTTCAAAAGAAATTGACATAAAAACAATGGGTCAAGCAGCTTTAGAACATATTCAAAAGTTCTCTCCTGATTACTTTGCGCAAGGTTTAATTCAAGCAGTTGAATATGCTGTAGCAAGTAAATAA
- a CDS encoding family 2 glycosyl transferase, with amino-acid sequence MEINVVFQYAKYFKIIPVNSSAILDKITPLILTYNESINIHRTLQNLSWAKKIVVIDSYSTDETLNILSSYPQVEIFQRKFDSFAEQCNYGIEKITSEWILSLDADYVLTDRLIAEIKKLPLEPEVESYKVRFKYCVFGKPLRGTLLPPRTVLYKKEKAIYQDDGHAHRVSVKGKSKLLSGYIYHDDRKSLSRWLWAQDRYMMIEAKKLLETATSELSLGDRIRKQKIFAPIIIFIYCLIIKGGILDGWRGFYYAFQRVLAEILLAIHLIEAEKLKT; translated from the coding sequence ATGGAAATCAATGTTGTGTTCCAGTATGCCAAATACTTCAAAATAATCCCAGTGAATAGCTCTGCGATTTTAGATAAGATTACTCCTCTTATCCTCACTTATAACGAATCAATTAACATTCATCGTACTCTTCAAAACCTTAGTTGGGCAAAGAAGATTGTGGTTATTGATAGTTATAGTACAGATGAAACTTTAAATATTTTGTCTTCCTATCCTCAAGTAGAAATTTTTCAAAGAAAGTTTGATTCTTTTGCCGAACAATGTAACTATGGAATAGAAAAAATTACCTCTGAGTGGATATTATCTTTAGATGCTGATTATGTCTTAACCGATCGGCTAATTGCCGAAATTAAAAAACTACCATTAGAGCCTGAAGTAGAGAGTTATAAAGTTAGATTCAAGTACTGTGTCTTTGGTAAACCTTTACGTGGTACCTTACTTCCACCGCGTACTGTACTCTACAAAAAAGAAAAAGCAATTTATCAAGATGATGGTCATGCTCACCGTGTTAGCGTAAAAGGAAAATCTAAATTACTATCTGGTTATATTTATCATGACGATCGCAAATCCCTAAGTCGTTGGTTATGGGCACAGGATCGCTACATGATGATTGAAGCAAAGAAGTTGCTAGAAACTGCAACAAGTGAACTCAGCTTAGGCGATCGCATCCGCAAACAAAAAATCTTTGCGCCCATAATCATCTTCATTTATTGCCTGATTATCAAAGGAGGTATTCTTGATGGATGGCGTGGTTTTTATTATGCATTTCAGCGAGTCTTGGCAGAAATTCTCTTGGCAATTCATCTAATTGAAGCAGAAAAATTAAAAACTTGA
- a CDS encoding transferase hexapeptide repeat containing protein, translated as MHLNNYSLDGYTPGAPYWKQLLWYFLGSPIVESYWLPISTLKVWVLRRFGASIGHKVRMKPGVRVKFPWRLTVGDCVWIGENAWIDNLAPVVIESHVCLSQGVYLCTGNHDWYHPDFKLIPAPIHIHESSWIAAKSVIGPGVTVGQGAVLTLGGVTGHSLEPMTIYAGNPAQPIKSRIREKVEDVLQISAADEFIHVRRILDEDLARD; from the coding sequence ATGCATCTAAATAACTACTCTCTTGACGGTTATACTCCCGGCGCACCCTACTGGAAACAGCTTTTGTGGTATTTCCTCGGATCGCCTATAGTTGAGAGTTATTGGCTACCCATTTCAACTTTAAAGGTTTGGGTACTTCGCAGATTTGGCGCTAGCATTGGCCACAAAGTTCGTATGAAACCAGGAGTGCGGGTAAAGTTTCCGTGGCGTTTAACTGTAGGCGATTGTGTTTGGATTGGGGAAAATGCTTGGATTGATAACCTTGCGCCTGTGGTAATTGAAAGTCATGTATGTTTATCGCAAGGAGTTTATCTCTGCACTGGTAATCATGACTGGTATCATCCTGATTTTAAACTGATTCCTGCACCAATTCACATTCACGAGAGTAGTTGGATTGCGGCCAAGTCGGTAATTGGCCCTGGAGTTACAGTCGGACAAGGAGCAGTGCTGACATTAGGAGGCGTGACTGGGCATTCCTTAGAGCCAATGACAATTTATGCAGGAAATCCGGCTCAACCTATCAAGAGTAGAATTCGGGAAAAAGTAGAAGATGTGCTTCAGATCTCCGCAGCAGATGAATTTATTCATGTGCGTCGCATCTTGGATGAGGATTTGGCTAGGGACTAG